In Epinephelus lanceolatus isolate andai-2023 chromosome 13, ASM4190304v1, whole genome shotgun sequence, the following are encoded in one genomic region:
- the chrna2b gene encoding neuronal acetylcholine receptor subunit alpha-2 produces the protein MGHNHLFSVRAAILCSLLLCYSALCHEKTHSHAEDELFKTLFAGYNKWSRPVPNITDVVIVKFGLSIAQLIDVDEKNQMMTTNVWLKQEWNDYKLRWRPSDYDNVTSIRVPSELIWVPDIVLYNNADGEFAVTHMTKAHLFHTGKIRWVPPAIYKSSCSIDVTFFPFDQQNCKMKFGSWTYDKAKIDLERIENTVDLNNYWESGEWAIINAVGTYNTKKYDCCHEIYPDITYFFIIRRLPLFYTINLIIPCLLISCLTVLVFYLPSDCGEKITLCISVLLSLTVFLLLITEIIPSTSLVIPLIGEYLLFTMIFVTLSIVITVFVLNVHHRSPSTHKMPRWVHSVFLDLIPRWLFMRRPAPDGRRRRLLLLQQEAALERRQCRMASYKSGNCLSTSANWLRDGTTSEDPERSSYEDLELGTLTSYFSFRPPSPRPPGLTPPPQQKNPQNSLNRQEAAAGTNRLLTGSRVNLTQRPTKVDNTVSDSTFLLSPSVIRALEGVHYIADHLRAEDADFSVKEDWKYVAMVIDRIFLWMFIIVCLLGTIGLFLPPWLAGMI, from the exons ATGGGACACAACCACCTGTTCTCTGTGAGGGCGGCCATCCTCTGCTCGCTGCTCTTGTGTTACTCAG CTCTCTGCCATGAGAAGACCCACTCGCACGCTGAGGATGAGCTCTTCAAGACGCTGTTCGCCGGTTACAACAAGTGGTCGAGACCCGTGCCAAACATCACTGATGTGGTCATCGTCAAGTTCGGACTGTCAATAGCACAGCTCATTGATGTG GACGAGAAGAACCAAATGATGACAACCAATGTGTGGCTTAAACAG GAGTGGAATGACTACAAACTTCGCTGGAGACCATCAGACTACGATAATGTGACATCCATAAGAGTCCCGTCAGAGCTCATATGGGTACCAGATATTGTCCTCTACAACAA TGCTGATGGTGAGTTTGCTGTGACCCACATGACGAAAGCTCACCTATTCCACACTGGTAAAATCCGCTGGGTACCTCCTGCCATCTACAAGAGCTCCTGCAGCATCGACGTCACCTTCTTCCCCTTCGATCAACAGAACTGTAAAATGAAATTTGGCTCCTGGACGTACGACAAGGCCAAGATCGACCTGGAGCGAATTGAGAACACTGTGGACCTGAACAACTACTGGGAGAGCGGCGAATGGGCCATCATCAACGCTGTGGGGACGTACAACACAAAGAAATACGACTGCTGCCACGAGATCTACCCAGACATCACCTACTTCTTCATCATCCGGAGGCTTCCGTTGTTTTACACCATCAACCTCATCATCCCCTGTTTGCTGATCTCCTGCCTCACTGTGCTGGTTTTCTATCTCCCCTCAGACTGTGGCGAGAAGATCACCCTGTGCATCTCCGTGCTGCtgtccctcactgtcttcctcctcctcatcactgAGATCATACCCTCCACATCCCTCGTCATCCCGCTCATCGGCGAGTACCTCCTCTTCACTATGATTTTCGTCACCCTCTCCATCGTCATCACTGTCTTCGTGCTCAACGTGCACCACCGCTCTCCCAGCACTCACAAGATGCCCCGCTGGGTCCACTCCGTCTTCCTGGACCTCATCCCACGCTGGCTGTTCATGCGACGGCCCGCGCCAGACGGCCGGCGTCGcaggctgttgctgctgcagcaggaagcGGCGCTGGAGCGGCGGCAGTGCCGGATGGCCTCGTACAAATCTGGCAATTGCCTCAGCACCTCAGCAAACTGGTTAAGAGACGGGACCACATCAGAAGACCCTGAGAGAAGCTCTTATGAGGATTTAGAGCTGGGGACGCTGACATCATATTTTTCCTTCCGCCCTCCTTCGCCCAGACCGCCAGGGTTGACTCCTCCGCCACAACAGAAAAACCCACAGAACAGCTTGAACCGACAGGAGGCGGCTGCAGGGACGAACAGACTTTTAACAGGGAGTAGAGTCAATCTTACCCAGAGGCCAACTAAAGTTGATAATACAGTGTCAGACTCGACATTCCTGCTTTCACCAAGTGTTATACGCGCTCTGGAAGGGGTGCACTACATCGCAGACCATCTGAGGGCTGAAGACGCTGACTTCAGC GTAAAAGAGGATTGGAAGTATGTCGCCATGGTGATTGACCGCATCTTCCTGTGGATGTTCATTATTGTGTGCCTGCTCGGGACCATCGGCCTCTTCCTCCCCCCCTGGCTAGCTGGCATGATCTAG